In the Wyeomyia smithii strain HCP4-BCI-WySm-NY-G18 chromosome 2, ASM2978416v1, whole genome shotgun sequence genome, one interval contains:
- the LOC129723816 gene encoding trypsin alpha-3-like, whose product MLRCNRLLLLSAAASFLSCLLLGTPLAASGYESRIVGGENATATGAPYTVAIRSTANSFLCNGILISNRDVLTAAQCVYNGSTVRKASEFQVVLGTLINSNTTTNATVRSVWRVSPHESFNTTTRINDLAVLRLNENVTSINTVGFGATTPAVNRSCDLFGWGANTTTGSPAVTLQRIKLQVQTSSSAHCLRTTGGTALASGMFCAGDLLAGRGACTGDLGAPLLCDGTLYGVLSLVGGCGAVNETSVFTDTTKYITWIISKVQLAVTKPSGGGAAQVVLNIGVLVLSVVCSIMMAK is encoded by the coding sequence ATGCTGCGCTGTAATCGTTTGCTGCTCCTGTCGGCGGCAGCAAGTTTCTTGAGTTGCCTGTTGCTGGGGACGCCACTGGCTGCTTCAGGTTACGAATCTCGTATCGTAGGCGGTGAAAATGCAACTGCAACTGGCGCCCCGTACACCGTGGCAATTCGTTCGACGGCGAACAGCTTTCTGTGCAATGGAATACTGATTTCTAATCGTGATGTTCTAACAGCAGCCCAGTGCGTTTATAATGGAAGCACCGTAAGAAAGGCATCGGAGTTCCAAGTGGTGCTAGGAACTCTGATCAATTCGAATACTACCACGAATGCAACGGTTCGATCGGTTTGGAGAGTGTCGCCTCATGAAAGTTTCAATACCACAACGCGCATCAACGATTTGGCAGTGTTGCGATTAAATGAGAATGTGACAAGCATAAATACCGTTGGGTTTGGTGCCACAACACCGGCGGTGAATCGCAGCTGCGATTTGTTCGGATGGGGAGCCAACACAACAACCGGTTCACCAGCGGTAACTCTTCAACGTATCAAACTGCAAGTGCAAACGAGCAGCTCGGCACATTGCCTACGGACAACGGGAGGAACTGCTCTTGCTAGTGGAATGTTCTGTGCAGGAGACTTGCTTGCCGGACGTGGTGCCTGCACAGGTGATCTTGGAGCACCTTTGTTATGCGATGGAACTCTGTACGGCGTACTGTCGCTTGTGGGTGGCTGCGGTGCAGTAAACGAAACTTCAGTATTTACTGATACCACAAAGTATATAACTTGGATCATCAGTAAGGTGCAGCTTGCCGTCACCAAACCATCCGGAGGTGGAGCAGCGCAAGTTGTTCTTAACATCGGCGTCTTAGTACTGTCAGTAGTGTGTTCAATTATGATGGCGAAATAA